The following coding sequences lie in one Aquabacterium olei genomic window:
- the phoU gene encoding phosphate signaling complex protein PhoU, with amino-acid sequence MTEKHLSSQFDVELSGISTRVLEMGGLVESQVAQAIYALTHFSGETATQVLQNEERVNQMELDIDADLSTIIARRQPTARDLRLLIAISKTIGNLERVGDEAARVARTVQRLINTGVSSRLRLPVADVSFEASLATASLRRALDAFARLDTQVALEVIKNDNEIDAEFDGLMRKLITYMMEDPRTISASIDLVFVAKAIERVGDHAKNLAEQVIYIVKGTDVRHNTPEAVANIIK; translated from the coding sequence ATGACTGAAAAACACCTCTCCAGCCAGTTCGACGTGGAGCTCAGCGGCATTTCCACCCGTGTGCTGGAAATGGGCGGGCTGGTCGAATCGCAGGTGGCGCAGGCCATCTACGCGCTGACGCATTTCAGCGGCGAGACGGCCACCCAGGTGCTGCAGAACGAAGAGCGCGTCAACCAGATGGAACTCGACATCGATGCCGACCTGTCGACCATCATCGCGCGCCGTCAGCCGACCGCACGCGACCTGCGTCTGCTCATCGCCATCTCCAAGACGATTGGCAATCTGGAGCGGGTGGGGGATGAGGCGGCCCGCGTGGCACGCACGGTGCAACGCCTCATCAACACCGGCGTCTCCAGCCGCCTGCGCCTGCCTGTGGCGGATGTGTCGTTCGAAGCGTCTCTGGCCACTGCTTCGCTGCGCCGGGCGCTGGATGCGTTCGCGCGCCTGGACACCCAGGTGGCGCTGGAAGTGATCAAGAACGACAACGAGATCGATGCCGAGTTCGACGGACTGATGCGCAAGCTCATCACCTACATGATGGAAGACCCGCGCACGATCTCGGCGTCGATCGACCTGGTGTTCGTGGCCAAGGCCATCGAGCGCGTGGGCGATCACGCCAAGAACCTCGCCGAGCAGGTGATCTACATCGTCAAGGGCACGGACGTTCGGCACAACACGCCCGAGGCCGTGGCCAACATCATCAAGTAA
- the pstB gene encoding phosphate ABC transporter ATP-binding protein PstB, whose protein sequence is MDAKVQTSAKPKLAVRDLNFFYGKFHALKNVNMELPENKVTAFIGPSGCGKSTLLRTFNRMFELYPEQRAEGQILLDGQDILTTKEDVSLIRARVGMVFQKPTPFPMSIYENIAFGVRLFENLSRVEMDERVEWALKKAALWNEVKDKLNQSGSGLSGGQQQRLCIARGIAIKPEVLLLDEPCSALDPISTGKIEELIHELKNDYTVLIVTHNMQQAARCSDYTAYMYLGELIEFGATTDIFMKPKRTETEDYITGRFG, encoded by the coding sequence ATGGATGCCAAGGTTCAAACCAGCGCGAAGCCCAAGCTGGCCGTGCGCGACCTCAATTTCTTCTACGGCAAGTTCCACGCGTTGAAGAACGTCAACATGGAACTGCCCGAAAACAAGGTGACGGCCTTCATCGGCCCCTCGGGTTGCGGCAAGTCGACCCTGCTGCGCACCTTCAACCGCATGTTCGAGCTCTATCCCGAACAGCGCGCCGAAGGCCAGATCCTGCTCGACGGCCAGGACATCCTGACCACCAAGGAGGACGTTTCGCTGATCCGCGCCCGCGTGGGCATGGTGTTCCAGAAGCCGACGCCGTTCCCGATGTCGATCTACGAGAACATTGCCTTCGGCGTCCGCCTGTTCGAGAACCTCTCGCGCGTCGAGATGGACGAGCGCGTGGAGTGGGCCCTGAAGAAGGCCGCGCTGTGGAACGAAGTGAAGGACAAGCTGAACCAGAGCGGTTCGGGCCTGTCGGGCGGTCAGCAGCAGCGTCTGTGCATCGCGCGCGGCATCGCCATCAAGCCGGAAGTGCTGCTGCTGGACGAGCCGTGTTCGGCGCTGGACCCGATCTCGACCGGCAAGATTGAAGAGCTGATCCACGAGCTGAAGAACGACTACACCGTGCTCATCGTGACGCACAACATGCAGCAGGCCGCACGCTGCTCGGACTACACCGCCTACATGTACCTGGGCGAGCTGATCGAGTTCGGTGCCACCACCGACATCTTCATGAAGCCCAAGCGCACGGAGACCGAGGACTACATCACCGGCCGTTTCGGTTGA
- the pstA gene encoding phosphate ABC transporter permease PstA — MRASRYASRKLVNMLALTLSLAAMAFGLVWLIWILIETVRLGVGGLALSTFTEMTPPPQEAGGLANAIMGSLMMVGLATLIGTPVGILAGIYLAEYGQRGWLGSATRFINDILLSAPSIVIGLFIYSAVVARNHSFSGWAGVLALALIVVPVVIRTTENMLMLVPNALREAAYALGTPKWRLILTITLKSARAGVVTGILLAVARISGETAPLLFTALSNQFWSSDLSQPMASLPVTIFKFAMSPYENWQHLAWAGVFLITVGVLALNIIARTLFRQR, encoded by the coding sequence ATGCGCGCCAGTCGCTATGCCAGCCGCAAGCTGGTCAACATGCTGGCCCTGACCCTGTCGCTGGCCGCCATGGCCTTCGGTCTGGTCTGGCTGATCTGGATTCTGATCGAGACCGTTCGCCTCGGTGTGGGCGGCCTGGCGCTGAGCACCTTCACCGAGATGACGCCGCCGCCACAGGAAGCGGGGGGGCTCGCCAACGCCATCATGGGTTCGCTGATGATGGTGGGGCTGGCCACGCTGATCGGCACGCCGGTGGGCATCCTGGCCGGCATTTACCTGGCCGAGTATGGCCAGCGTGGCTGGCTGGGCAGCGCCACGCGCTTCATCAATGACATCCTGCTGTCGGCACCGTCGATCGTGATCGGCCTGTTCATCTACTCGGCGGTGGTTGCGCGCAACCATTCGTTCTCGGGCTGGGCCGGCGTGCTGGCTCTGGCGCTGATCGTCGTGCCGGTGGTGATTCGCACCACCGAGAACATGCTGATGCTGGTGCCCAATGCGCTGCGTGAGGCGGCCTACGCGCTGGGCACGCCGAAGTGGCGTCTGATCCTGACCATCACGCTGAAGTCGGCCCGTGCGGGCGTCGTGACCGGCATCCTGCTGGCCGTGGCCCGCATCTCGGGCGAGACCGCGCCGCTGCTGTTCACCGCGCTGTCCAACCAGTTCTGGTCTTCGGACCTGAGCCAGCCGATGGCCAGCCTGCCCGTGACGATCTTCAAGTTTGCGATGAGCCCGTACGAGAACTGGCAGCACCTGGCGTGGGCCGGCGTGTTCCTGATCACCGTGGGTGTGTTGGCCCTCAACATCATCGCCCGTACCCTGTTCCGCCAGCGCTGA
- the pstC gene encoding phosphate ABC transporter permease PstC translates to MTNPPDRRPSAPWADTVFALLARASAILTLGLLLGIIASLVVGAWPAIQEYGLSFLWRTEWDPVQNQYGGLVMIYGTLMTSAIALLIAVPVSFGIAMFLTELSPAWLKRPLGIAVELLAAVPSIVYGMWGLLVFGPILSTYVQQPLQAWTEGIPYLGAFFSGPPVGIGILSAGIILAIMIIPFIASVMRDVFEVTPALLKESAYGLGSTTWEVVWKVVLPYTKTGVVGGVMLGLGRALGETMAVTFVIGNMNQLNSLSVFEAANSITSALANEFAEAGDGLHQASLIYLGLILFFITFVVLAFSKVLLARLKKSEGARS, encoded by the coding sequence ATGACCAATCCTCCTGACCGCCGTCCGTCCGCCCCGTGGGCCGACACCGTTTTCGCGCTGCTGGCCCGTGCCTCGGCCATTCTGACCCTGGGCTTGCTGCTCGGCATCATCGCCTCGCTGGTGGTGGGAGCGTGGCCAGCCATCCAGGAGTACGGGCTCAGCTTCCTGTGGCGCACCGAATGGGATCCCGTTCAGAACCAGTACGGTGGCCTGGTGATGATCTACGGCACGCTGATGACTTCGGCCATTGCGCTGTTGATCGCTGTGCCGGTGAGCTTCGGCATCGCCATGTTCCTGACCGAATTGTCGCCAGCCTGGCTGAAGCGCCCGCTGGGCATCGCGGTCGAGCTGCTGGCTGCCGTGCCGTCCATCGTCTACGGCATGTGGGGCCTGCTGGTGTTCGGCCCCATCCTGTCGACCTATGTGCAGCAGCCGCTGCAGGCCTGGACCGAAGGCATCCCCTATCTGGGCGCTTTCTTCTCGGGCCCGCCGGTGGGCATCGGCATCCTGTCGGCCGGCATCATCCTGGCCATCATGATCATCCCGTTCATCGCCTCGGTGATGCGCGATGTGTTCGAAGTGACCCCCGCGCTGCTGAAAGAGTCGGCGTATGGCCTGGGCTCGACCACCTGGGAGGTGGTCTGGAAGGTGGTGCTGCCTTACACCAAGACCGGTGTGGTGGGTGGCGTCATGCTGGGCCTGGGCCGTGCGCTGGGCGAGACCATGGCCGTGACCTTCGTCATCGGCAACATGAACCAGCTGAACTCGCTGTCGGTCTTCGAGGCCGCCAACAGCATCACCTCGGCACTGGCCAACGAGTTCGCCGAAGCCGGTGATGGCCTGCACCAGGCCTCCCTGATCTACCTGGGCCTGATTCTGTTCTTCATCACCTTTGTCGTGCTCGCGTTCTCGAAGGTGCTGCTTGCCCGTCTGAAGAAGTCTGAAGGAGCCCGTTCGTGA
- the pstS gene encoding phosphate ABC transporter substrate-binding protein PstS gives MNFKMIRTATAVALSLIAASAMAQDVTGAGATFPAPLYAKWASAYNTATSVRINYQSVGSGAGIKQIKAKTVDFGASDMPLKDEELAKDGLVQFPTVIGGVVPVVNVKGIQPGQLKLTGQVLGDIYLGTIKKWNDPAIAALNPGVALPDAPIAPVRRADGSGTSFIFTNYLSKVNAEWKSKVGEGTAVNWPTGAGGKGNEGVSAFVQRLPNSIGYVEYAYAKQNKMAHVQLKNAAGNFVNPDDANFKAAAASADWAKSFYQILTEQPGKDAWPLTGATFILMHKTQDKAEQGASSLKFFEWAFNNGDKAAADLEYVPLPSNVKDLVRKQWASVKDASGKTVSYK, from the coding sequence ATGAACTTCAAGATGATCCGCACCGCGACCGCGGTGGCCCTCTCGCTGATCGCCGCCTCGGCCATGGCTCAGGACGTGACCGGCGCTGGCGCCACGTTCCCGGCGCCGCTGTATGCCAAGTGGGCTTCTGCCTACAACACCGCCACCAGCGTGCGCATCAACTACCAGTCGGTGGGTTCGGGCGCCGGCATCAAGCAGATCAAGGCCAAGACCGTGGACTTCGGTGCTTCGGACATGCCGCTGAAGGACGAAGAACTGGCCAAGGACGGTCTGGTGCAGTTCCCCACCGTGATCGGCGGTGTCGTGCCGGTGGTCAACGTGAAGGGCATCCAGCCCGGTCAACTCAAGCTGACCGGTCAGGTGCTGGGCGACATCTACCTGGGCACCATCAAGAAGTGGAATGACCCGGCCATTGCTGCCCTGAACCCGGGCGTGGCGCTGCCGGATGCGCCGATCGCCCCCGTTCGCCGTGCAGACGGCTCGGGCACCAGCTTCATCTTCACGAACTACCTGTCGAAGGTGAACGCCGAGTGGAAGTCCAAGGTGGGTGAGGGCACCGCGGTGAACTGGCCGACCGGTGCGGGCGGCAAGGGCAACGAAGGCGTGTCGGCTTTCGTCCAGCGTCTCCCGAACTCGATCGGCTACGTGGAATACGCGTACGCCAAGCAGAATAAGATGGCCCACGTTCAACTGAAGAACGCGGCTGGTAACTTCGTCAACCCGGACGATGCCAACTTCAAGGCCGCTGCCGCCAGCGCCGACTGGGCCAAGTCGTTCTACCAGATTCTGACCGAGCAGCCCGGCAAGGACGCCTGGCCGCTGACCGGCGCCACCTTCATCCTGATGCACAAGACGCAGGACAAGGCAGAGCAGGGAGCCAGCTCGCTGAAGTTCTTCGAGTGGGCGTTCAACAATGGCGACAAGGCCGCGGCCGACCTGGAATACGTGCCCCTGCCGAGCAACGTGAAGGATCTGGTGCGCAAGCAGTGGGCCAGCGTCAAGGACGCGTCGGGCAAGACGGTCTCTTACAAGTGA
- a CDS encoding fasciclin domain-containing protein has protein sequence MIQRTLLSAVVAALALGSTAGLTGCAATGGQQTTAQAASAANPAAAIRQRADLSTLARLVQQAGLETALQGNVTVFAPNDEAFKAVPVATLDKLAKDPEALKAVLNYHVLPTVLKSDAIPGAAQVVTAQGAKLSLSKAGDFITADESLVISADQPAGGGVVHVVDRVLMPPKK, from the coding sequence ATGATCCAACGTACCCTTCTGTCGGCCGTTGTCGCCGCCCTCGCCCTCGGCAGCACCGCCGGACTGACTGGCTGCGCCGCCACAGGTGGCCAACAGACCACCGCCCAGGCAGCGTCTGCCGCCAACCCCGCAGCGGCCATTCGCCAACGCGCAGACCTGAGCACCCTGGCCCGCCTTGTTCAACAGGCAGGCCTTGAGACTGCCCTGCAAGGCAATGTCACCGTGTTCGCTCCGAACGACGAGGCCTTCAAGGCTGTCCCGGTCGCCACGCTCGACAAGCTCGCCAAGGACCCGGAAGCACTCAAGGCGGTCCTGAACTACCACGTTCTGCCGACCGTGTTGAAGTCGGACGCCATTCCTGGCGCTGCGCAGGTGGTCACGGCCCAGGGCGCCAAGCTGTCGCTGTCCAAGGCCGGTGACTTCATCACCGCAGACGAAAGCTTGGTGATCTCGGCGGACCAACCCGCCGGTGGCGGTGTGGTTCACGTCGTCGACCGCGTGCTCATGCCGCCGAAGAAGTAA
- the glmM gene encoding phosphoglucosamine mutase has translation MTRRYFGTDGIRGTVGQSPITPDFVLRLGHAVGQVLRRGEKRPTVLIGKDTRISGYMLESALEAGFASAGVDVLLTGPLPTPGVAYLTRALRLDLGVVISASHNPYGDNGIKFFSARGEKLPDEWEQQVEAALEEAPCWTDSLGLGRARRIEDARGRYIEFCKSTFGANLSLKGLKLVVDGAHGAAYQVAPRVFHELGAEVVSIGCSPDGLNINDGVGATHPDALVDAVRAHNAHYGVALDGDADRLQLVDASGRLFNGDELLYVMVADRLAQGETVRGAVGTLMTNMAVELALQERGVEFVRAKVGDRYVLEELVNRGWQLGGEGSGHLIALDRHTTGDGIVSALQVLQAVVRSGRSLASWLDGVTLFPQTLINVRLKPGQDWRASAALSAEHEAVKARLAGRGRVLIRPSGTEPLLRVMVEAQDDALAQSCAQALANAVQA, from the coding sequence ATGACGCGACGTTACTTTGGCACCGACGGCATCCGTGGCACGGTCGGGCAATCGCCGATCACCCCCGACTTCGTGCTGCGGCTCGGACATGCCGTTGGACAGGTGCTCCGCCGTGGCGAGAAGCGCCCCACGGTGCTGATCGGCAAGGACACGCGCATCTCGGGCTACATGCTCGAGTCGGCTCTGGAGGCCGGCTTTGCGTCGGCTGGGGTGGACGTGCTGCTGACCGGGCCCCTGCCCACACCCGGTGTGGCCTATTTGACCCGGGCGCTGCGGCTGGATCTGGGTGTGGTGATCAGCGCGTCGCACAACCCGTACGGCGACAACGGCATCAAGTTCTTCTCGGCGCGCGGGGAGAAGCTGCCCGACGAGTGGGAGCAGCAGGTCGAAGCCGCACTGGAAGAAGCGCCTTGCTGGACCGACTCCCTGGGGCTGGGCCGCGCCCGCCGCATTGAAGACGCCCGAGGGCGCTACATCGAGTTCTGCAAGTCCACATTTGGCGCCAACCTGTCGCTCAAGGGACTGAAGCTGGTGGTGGACGGCGCCCATGGAGCGGCCTACCAGGTGGCGCCACGGGTGTTCCATGAGTTGGGCGCCGAAGTCGTGTCCATCGGTTGCTCGCCCGACGGCCTCAACATCAACGACGGCGTGGGGGCCACCCACCCCGACGCGCTGGTGGACGCAGTGCGTGCGCACAACGCGCACTATGGCGTTGCGCTGGACGGCGACGCCGATCGTCTGCAGCTCGTCGATGCCAGCGGGCGGTTGTTCAACGGCGATGAGCTGCTGTACGTGATGGTGGCCGACCGTCTGGCACAGGGCGAGACGGTGCGTGGCGCGGTCGGCACTCTGATGACGAACATGGCGGTGGAGCTGGCACTGCAGGAACGCGGCGTCGAGTTCGTACGCGCCAAAGTGGGCGACCGTTATGTGCTGGAGGAACTGGTCAACCGAGGCTGGCAGCTGGGGGGCGAAGGCTCCGGGCACCTGATTGCGCTCGACCGACACACGACCGGCGACGGGATCGTCAGTGCCCTCCAGGTTCTGCAGGCGGTCGTTCGCTCGGGGCGGTCGCTGGCGTCGTGGCTGGATGGCGTCACGCTGTTCCCGCAGACGCTGATCAATGTGCGTCTGAAGCCCGGCCAGGACTGGCGCGCCAGCGCTGCGCTCTCCGCCGAACACGAGGCCGTGAAGGCACGGTTGGCAGGCCGGGGGCGCGTGCTGATCCGGCCGTCAGGCACCGAGCCGCTGCTGCGCGTGATGGTCGAAGCACAGGATGACGCGCTGGCGCAGTCCTGCGCACAGGCACTGGCCAACGCGGTTCAGGCTTGA
- the folP gene encoding dihydropteroate synthase yields the protein MTTWQTTRFQIDLSRPKVMGIVNVTPDSFSDGGTHADARSGLAHCEKLVREGADILDIGGESTRPGAPTLTVDEEWQRVAEVLRGALTLGVPVSIDTCKTGVIQRALDLGVDIVNDVRALADAGAEERVAAHGACGVCLMHMQGLPATMQHEPVYTDVVADVRAFLAARAGALVARGVAHDRITLDPGYGFGKTPAHNLTLWRAQASLLDLGWPLLVGWSRKSTLGHVTGRPVEERLVASVAAALASIQRGAAIVRVHDVAATVDGIKIWDAAGLLPPQKAGR from the coding sequence ATGACCACCTGGCAGACCACCCGTTTCCAGATCGACCTGAGCCGCCCGAAGGTGATGGGCATCGTCAATGTGACGCCCGATTCGTTTTCGGACGGCGGCACACATGCCGATGCCCGCTCGGGACTGGCCCATTGCGAGAAGCTGGTTCGCGAAGGCGCCGACATCCTTGACATCGGCGGGGAGTCCACCCGGCCGGGGGCGCCCACGTTGACGGTGGATGAAGAGTGGCAGCGCGTGGCCGAGGTGTTGCGTGGCGCACTGACGCTGGGCGTGCCGGTGTCCATCGATACCTGCAAGACGGGTGTGATCCAGCGGGCCCTGGACCTCGGGGTGGACATCGTCAACGACGTGCGGGCGCTGGCCGACGCCGGAGCCGAGGAACGGGTGGCGGCGCATGGCGCGTGCGGCGTGTGCCTGATGCACATGCAAGGCCTGCCAGCCACGATGCAGCACGAGCCGGTCTACACCGACGTGGTGGCCGACGTGCGTGCCTTTCTCGCTGCGCGGGCGGGTGCCCTGGTCGCACGGGGTGTCGCCCACGATCGCATCACGCTGGACCCGGGCTATGGGTTCGGCAAGACGCCTGCGCACAACCTGACACTCTGGCGGGCACAGGCCAGCCTGCTGGACCTGGGGTGGCCACTGCTGGTCGGATGGTCGCGCAAGTCGACCTTGGGCCATGTGACCGGACGCCCGGTGGAGGAGCGGCTCGTCGCGAGCGTGGCTGCCGCACTGGCCAGCATCCAGCGCGGTGCGGCCATCGTGCGCGTGCACGATGTGGCGGCCACGGTGGATGGGATCAAGATCTGGGACGCGGCAGGTCTGCTGCCCCCCCAGAAGGCAGGGCGCTGA
- the ftsH gene encoding ATP-dependent zinc metalloprotease FtsH has product MNNQWFSKIAVWLVVALVLFTVFKQFDRATTGGSQIGYSDFLEEVRAKRIKSVTLQEGGGGTEIIAVTTDDKRIRSTATYLDRGLVGDLINSGVKFDVKPREEPSLLMSLLVSWGPMLLLIGVWIYFMRQMQGGGKGGAFSFGKSKARMLDENNNNITFADVAGCDEAKEEVKELVDFLRDPQKFQKLGGRIPRGVLMVGPPGTGKTLLAKSIAGEAKVPFFTISGSDFVEMFVGVGAARVRDMFEQAKKNAPCIIFIDEIDAVGRHRGAGLGGGNDEREQTLNQMLVEMDGFETNLGVIVIAATNRPDILDPALLRPGRFDRQVYVTLPDVRGREQILNVHIRKVPVSQDIRADILARGTPGFSGADLANLVNEAALFAARRNGRVVEMQDFEKAKDKIMMGPERKSMVMPEEERKNTAYHEAGHALVARLLPKTDPVHKVTIIPRGRALGVTMQLPEGDRYSMDKTRMLDTISVLFGGRIAEEVFMNQMTTGASNDFERATAIARDMVTRYGMTDELGPMVYADNEGEVFLGRSITKTTNMSEETMQKVDKQIRKIIDEQYATARKLIEDNQDKMHAMAKALLEWETIDSEQIEDIMQGREPRPPKDWTPPSNRPSGPKPPISADGAPAAV; this is encoded by the coding sequence GTGAACAATCAATGGTTCTCCAAAATTGCTGTCTGGCTGGTTGTGGCACTGGTGTTGTTCACCGTGTTCAAGCAGTTCGACCGTGCCACGACCGGGGGCAGCCAGATCGGCTACTCCGACTTTCTGGAGGAGGTCCGCGCCAAACGCATCAAGAGCGTGACCCTGCAGGAAGGCGGCGGCGGCACCGAGATCATCGCTGTCACCACGGATGACAAGCGCATCCGCAGCACGGCCACCTACCTCGACCGCGGTCTGGTGGGCGACCTGATCAACAGCGGCGTCAAGTTCGACGTCAAGCCGCGCGAAGAGCCTTCGCTGCTGATGAGCCTGCTCGTGTCCTGGGGCCCGATGCTGCTGCTGATCGGCGTGTGGATCTACTTCATGCGCCAGATGCAGGGCGGTGGCAAGGGCGGGGCCTTCAGCTTCGGCAAGAGCAAGGCCCGGATGCTCGACGAGAACAACAACAACATCACCTTCGCCGACGTCGCCGGTTGCGACGAAGCCAAGGAAGAGGTCAAGGAACTCGTCGACTTCCTGCGCGACCCGCAGAAATTCCAGAAGCTGGGTGGCCGCATCCCCCGTGGCGTGCTGATGGTCGGCCCTCCGGGCACCGGCAAGACGCTGCTGGCCAAGTCCATCGCGGGCGAAGCCAAGGTGCCGTTCTTCACCATCTCTGGCTCCGACTTCGTTGAAATGTTCGTGGGTGTGGGCGCAGCCCGGGTCCGCGACATGTTCGAACAGGCCAAGAAGAACGCGCCTTGCATCATCTTCATCGACGAAATCGACGCGGTCGGCCGCCATCGTGGTGCCGGCCTGGGCGGCGGCAACGATGAACGCGAGCAGACCCTCAACCAGATGCTGGTCGAGATGGACGGCTTCGAGACCAACCTGGGTGTGATCGTGATCGCCGCGACCAACCGCCCGGACATCCTCGACCCGGCCCTGCTGCGCCCCGGCCGCTTTGACCGCCAGGTCTACGTGACCCTGCCTGACGTGCGTGGCCGCGAGCAGATCCTGAACGTGCACATCCGCAAGGTCCCGGTCAGCCAGGACATCCGTGCCGACATTCTGGCGCGTGGCACCCCGGGATTCTCGGGCGCCGACCTGGCCAACCTGGTCAACGAAGCCGCGTTGTTCGCTGCCCGCCGCAACGGCCGCGTCGTGGAGATGCAGGACTTCGAAAAGGCCAAGGACAAGATCATGATGGGCCCCGAGCGCAAGTCCATGGTCATGCCCGAGGAAGAGCGCAAGAACACCGCCTACCACGAGGCCGGCCATGCCCTGGTCGCTCGTCTGCTGCCCAAGACCGACCCGGTCCACAAGGTGACGATCATCCCGCGTGGCCGCGCGCTGGGCGTGACGATGCAGTTGCCAGAGGGCGATCGGTACAGCATGGACAAGACGCGCATGCTGGACACGATCTCGGTGCTGTTCGGTGGCCGCATCGCCGAAGAGGTCTTCATGAACCAGATGACCACGGGTGCGTCGAACGACTTCGAGCGGGCCACCGCCATCGCCCGCGACATGGTGACGCGCTATGGCATGACCGATGAGCTGGGCCCGATGGTCTATGCCGACAATGAGGGCGAGGTCTTCCTCGGCCGGTCGATCACCAAGACGACCAACATGTCGGAAGAGACCATGCAGAAGGTCGACAAGCAGATCCGCAAGATCATCGACGAGCAGTACGCCACGGCGCGCAAGCTCATCGAAGACAACCAGGACAAGATGCACGCGATGGCCAAAGCGCTGCTCGAGTGGGAAACCATCGACTCCGAGCAGATCGAGGACATCATGCAGGGTCGCGAGCCCCGTCCGCCCAAGGACTGGACGCCTCCGTCCAACCGGCCGAGCGGCCCTAAGCCGCCGATCAGCGCCGACGGCGCGCCGGCCGCGGTCTGA
- a CDS encoding RlmE family RNA methyltransferase, producing MKVKTKSKKLNKAWLNDHVNDPYVRMAQKEGFRSRAAFKLKEIDEALHLLRPGQLVVDLGAAPGAWSQYVRRKFAPKDGGVGGAAVGELNGTIIALDLLDFEPIEGVQFIQGDFREDDVLAQLRDAVGDRPVDVVVSDMAPNLSGIEVSDSARIAHLIELAIEFSQQHLKRDGALVCKVFHGSGYSQLVELFRAHFRVVKPIKPKASRDKSAETFLVGIGLKRAGVDAASQQAD from the coding sequence ATGAAAGTCAAAACCAAAAGCAAAAAGCTCAACAAGGCCTGGTTGAATGACCACGTCAACGACCCTTACGTGCGCATGGCGCAAAAAGAAGGGTTCCGCTCGCGTGCGGCTTTCAAGCTGAAAGAGATCGACGAGGCCCTCCATCTGCTTCGGCCCGGTCAGCTGGTGGTGGATCTGGGGGCCGCGCCAGGAGCCTGGAGTCAGTACGTGCGGCGCAAGTTCGCGCCCAAGGATGGCGGGGTGGGCGGTGCAGCGGTGGGCGAGCTGAACGGCACCATCATCGCGCTGGACCTGCTGGACTTCGAGCCCATCGAGGGCGTGCAATTCATCCAGGGCGACTTCCGTGAAGACGACGTGCTGGCGCAACTGCGTGACGCCGTCGGCGATCGCCCCGTGGACGTGGTCGTGTCCGACATGGCGCCCAACCTGAGTGGCATCGAGGTGTCCGACAGTGCACGCATTGCCCACCTGATCGAACTGGCGATCGAGTTCTCCCAGCAACACCTCAAGCGCGACGGCGCCCTGGTTTGCAAAGTTTTTCATGGCAGCGGCTACAGCCAGCTGGTGGAGCTGTTTCGGGCGCATTTCCGGGTCGTCAAACCGATCAAACCCAAGGCATCACGGGATAAATCGGCGGAAACCTTCCTCGTTGGTATCGGGTTGAAACGTGCGGGTGTCGATGCTGCATCGCAGCAAGCTGATTGA
- the yhbY gene encoding ribosome assembly RNA-binding protein YhbY, which produces MPAIELTTTERRALRADAHHLDPVVMIGGDGLTAAVLKEADSALKAHGLIKVRVLGDDRAAREAVFTALCDQLNAAPVQHIGKLLVLWRPVPEKAPKEEATDRKPGPREVKILKFSKSGTRRPEIKKVKVMGNQRVTAGGLIKRAKKRLASKKPA; this is translated from the coding sequence ATGCCTGCAATTGAACTGACCACCACGGAGCGCCGCGCCCTGCGCGCCGACGCCCACCACCTTGACCCTGTCGTGATGATCGGGGGAGACGGCCTCACGGCGGCCGTGCTGAAGGAAGCCGATTCTGCGCTCAAGGCCCACGGCCTCATCAAGGTGCGGGTGCTGGGCGACGATCGCGCCGCCCGCGAAGCCGTTTTCACGGCGTTGTGCGACCAGCTGAACGCCGCCCCGGTGCAGCACATCGGCAAGCTGCTGGTGTTGTGGCGCCCGGTTCCTGAAAAGGCGCCCAAGGAAGAAGCCACCGACCGCAAGCCAGGGCCGCGCGAAGTCAAGATCCTGAAATTCTCGAAGAGCGGCACGCGCCGCCCCGAGATCAAGAAGGTGAAGGTGATGGGCAACCAGCGGGTGACCGCCGGTGGCCTGATCAAGCGCGCCAAGAAACGCCTGGCGAGCAAGAAGCCGGCTTGA